From Bacteroidales bacterium, one genomic window encodes:
- a CDS encoding PorT family protein → MPERKVLLWLLFLSFVPFQMKAQAFTGGLLGGLSVNQIDGDEYAGYDKAGIVFGGWVRTNTTGPFQVQGEIRYFGKGAGNRANPDQPDRYYRVRLRYIEVPVLLRYTVSSRIPLGLGLSAGYLAEAKEDLTGDGYIDPVRKFRRLELAGQATAGYDFSSHITGEIRFSYSLIPVRDHPGGQTFLGNLGQYNNNLSFCILYMLGGRR, encoded by the coding sequence AATGAAGGCGCAGGCCTTTACGGGAGGTTTGCTGGGAGGTTTGTCGGTCAATCAGATCGACGGTGATGAATATGCCGGATACGATAAAGCCGGTATTGTTTTTGGAGGATGGGTGCGCACCAATACAACAGGGCCTTTTCAGGTGCAGGGCGAAATACGTTATTTTGGAAAGGGTGCAGGCAACCGGGCCAATCCCGATCAGCCCGACAGGTATTACAGGGTGCGGCTGCGTTATATTGAAGTTCCTGTGCTTTTACGGTATACTGTCTCATCGCGTATTCCTTTGGGGTTGGGTCTTTCAGCCGGGTATCTTGCAGAGGCAAAAGAAGATCTTACCGGCGACGGATATATTGATCCGGTGCGAAAATTCAGGAGATTAGAACTGGCAGGACAGGCAACGGCAGGGTATGACTTTTCTTCCCATATAACAGGGGAGATACGTTTTTCGTACAGTCTGATTCCTGTAAGGGATCATCCGGGCGGGCAGACTTTTCTGGGTAACCTGGGTCAGTATAACAATAACCTGTCGTTTTGTATTCTTTATATGCTGGGAGGAAGAAGGTGA